From the Psychrobacter sp. P11F6 genome, the window CTTAACTCTTTAACGCTCCCAGCGTACATTTTGGCGAATAATTTTGGCTGGTGTACCAGCAATCATGCAGTTGGGCGTCTCAACTGGTTTATTGACAAATGCCCCTGCTGCAATAATACAACCACTGGCGATAGAGACGTTTTTAGAAATGGTTACATTGGCGGCAATCCAAATATGGTCTCCTAAACTGACGTCTGTATGTGCCTTATTCACTCGCGCGTTAGTGTCTATATCATAGACCTTGTGAACGTCAGTCGCTCGAATTTCGATACCACGTGATATCATGCATGATTGACCAATGGTCACACTTTTATCGCGCGCCAAAATATAGCAGTCAATAGCGGTGGTATGATTGCCGATATAAATATGTAGATAATTACCGACAACCAATAATCGCCCCGAGAATTTAACGTGCTCTCCAATCGTGACTTGATTGTGATTGCCGTTGATGTCAATTTTTAACTGATTAAATTTGCCGCCCTTACCGATAGTGATGTGATTGTCATGACCCTTACGAATGGTAATGGTCGAATTGCCAATGATGCGTGCATCTTTGGCGATATTGATATGATTATTGAGCCCTTTGTCTTGTAACAAAAACCGCTTTTTATAGAGCTGTTTGGGTAATAATGTTTTTATAATCGGAGAAAGGCTGATGGTTTTTTTATGGTTCATAATGATGGGCTTATGAAAAGTGAGTAGAAGGCGTAATGTTTTCGCTAGCGACTGGCTTCTATGGTTGATTAGCTGTCTTTATATCAAGGCTCATGTCAAGAATATAGTCAGTTTTGATACCGTTTCAGACACGGTTAACCATGACTCTGATAGTGTAACGCTAAACTTTGCTTGAAAACAGTTGCCTTTGGAGCAATCAATACTCTAAGGTTTTAAACCTAATATTTTTTATTCATTCATGTTTATTAACGAGACTACTTATGTTTACTGATAGCCATTGCCATCTTAATCGCTTAGATTTAACCAAGTATGATGGTAAATTGTCTGGCGCGATTGACGCGATGAAAGCTGCCAATGTCACTCGGGCAATGGCGATTATGTGTGATTTTGCCGAATATGATGAGATTGCTCATATTGTCAGCACTTATGGTGATGAGGCGCTAAATCTTGGCATGAGCGTCGGTATTCATCCTTGTGAAGATATCAGTGTCTTGCAATCAGCGACGGTTGAGCGTTTGATCGAAACGGCTGATGCCGACCATGTATGGGCGATTGGGGAGACAGGATTAGATTATTACTGGTCAACGGAAAACAAAAAAGAGCAGCAAGCCAGTCTTGCTCGCCATATTCATGCCAGTCAAAGCCTGAAAAAGCCACTCGTCATTCATATGCGTGATGCCAAAGAAGATACGATTGATATCTTAAAATCAGAAGGCGCTGAACACGGTATTATTCATTGTTTTACCGAAG encodes:
- a CDS encoding acyltransferase, producing MNHKKTISLSPIIKTLLPKQLYKKRFLLQDKGLNNHINIAKDARIIGNSTITIRKGHDNHITIGKGGKFNQLKIDINGNHNQVTIGEHVKFSGRLLVVGNYLHIYIGNHTTAIDCYILARDKSVTIGQSCMISRGIEIRATDVHKVYDIDTNARVNKAHTDVSLGDHIWIAANVTISKNVSIASGCIIAAGAFVNKPVETPNCMIAGTPAKIIRQNVRWER
- a CDS encoding TatD family hydrolase; this translates as MFTDSHCHLNRLDLTKYDGKLSGAIDAMKAANVTRAMAIMCDFAEYDEIAHIVSTYGDEALNLGMSVGIHPCEDISVLQSATVERLIETADADHVWAIGETGLDYYWSTENKKEQQASLARHIHASQSLKKPLVIHMRDAKEDTIDILKSEGAEHGIIHCFTEDWETAKRALDLGFYISFSGIVSFKSAQMIKDAAKNMPRDRLLIETDSPYLAPVPKRGRPNEPAYVPYVASCLAEMYGCSSNDVGALTAKNFENLLAQYH